A genomic segment from Actinomadura hallensis encodes:
- a CDS encoding endonuclease/exonuclease/phosphatase family protein: protein MRAPRALIPLFSVAAAAVVVGAAATGAGIEDLTGDGAPAFADGAAEPDPDPVTIHAMTWNVCGNAEPGCPLGADPAALGKKITARMNATEVGGRKVSTNAVLLQRVCEGHVRGFKKTMKSWSWAFAPLPNGPTCVQDQGRLGVAVGTDAELTGTTTTELPATTGRAPIALCGDVPTWTTRICVTQLDPAENTEARRKQADALTDLAGTGRVLVGGDLADTPHSPALDPLYETYAECDQTGTSRTGANTRQNWQGTAVDKTDYLFTTPSAAVSCSVPDTRNKASDHRPLSAAVRFHV, encoded by the coding sequence GTGCGAGCCCCCCGCGCCCTGATCCCCCTTTTTTCGGTCGCCGCCGCCGCCGTCGTCGTCGGCGCCGCCGCCACCGGCGCCGGAATCGAGGACCTCACGGGCGACGGAGCCCCCGCGTTCGCCGACGGAGCCGCCGAACCCGACCCGGACCCCGTCACCATCCACGCGATGACCTGGAACGTCTGCGGCAACGCCGAACCCGGGTGCCCCCTCGGCGCCGACCCCGCCGCCCTCGGCAAGAAGATCACCGCACGGATGAACGCCACCGAGGTCGGCGGACGCAAGGTCAGCACGAACGCCGTCCTCCTCCAGAGAGTCTGCGAAGGCCACGTCCGCGGCTTCAAGAAGACCATGAAGAGCTGGAGCTGGGCCTTCGCACCGCTGCCCAACGGCCCCACCTGCGTCCAAGACCAGGGCCGCCTCGGCGTCGCCGTCGGCACCGACGCCGAACTCACCGGAACCACGACGACCGAACTGCCCGCCACGACCGGCCGCGCCCCGATCGCCCTCTGCGGAGACGTCCCCACCTGGACGACCCGCATCTGCGTCACCCAACTCGACCCCGCCGAGAACACCGAAGCGCGCCGCAAGCAGGCCGACGCCCTCACCGACCTCGCCGGAACCGGCCGCGTCCTCGTCGGCGGCGACCTCGCCGACACCCCCCACAGCCCCGCCCTCGACCCCCTCTACGAGACCTACGCCGAATGCGACCAGACGGGCACCTCCCGCACCGGCGCCAACACCCGGCAGAACTGGCAGGGCACCGCCGTCGACAAAACCGACTACCTCTTCACCACCCCCTCCGCCGCCGTCTCCTGCAGCGTCCCCGACACCCGCAACAAGGCCTCCGACCACCGCCCCCTCTCCGCAGCGGTGAGATTTCATGTTTGA
- the tuf gene encoding elongation factor Tu, producing MAKQLYERDKPHINIGTMGHVDHGKTTLTAAITKVLAERGTASAVPFERIDRAPEERDRGITINVAHVQYSTATRHYAHIDMPGHADFVKNMITGAAQVDGAVLVVSAQDGAMPQTREHVVLARQVGVRHIVVALNKADTVEDAELLDLVELEVRELLSEYGFPGEEIPVVRVSGLRALEGDPYWTARIGDLLDAIDAYVPVPRRVLDKPFLMPVENVLTITGRGTVVTGVVAQGVLRTGDAVEVVGLGETIGTVATGLETFGRTMDHAEAGDNTAMLLRGVKRDQVRRGQVVSAPGAIRPHLRFRARVRVLTAAEGGRSRPFFHGYRPQFHFRTTDVVGGIDLGGEGRMAMPGDSVEMTVELGKPVAMSAGLGFAVREGGRTVGAGTVTDVLG from the coding sequence ATGGCCAAGCAGCTCTACGAGCGCGACAAGCCGCACATCAACATAGGGACGATGGGGCACGTCGACCACGGCAAGACGACCCTGACCGCGGCGATCACCAAGGTGCTCGCCGAGCGCGGGACGGCGTCCGCCGTGCCGTTCGAGCGGATCGACCGGGCCCCGGAGGAGCGCGACCGCGGCATCACCATCAACGTCGCGCACGTCCAGTACTCGACCGCGACGAGGCACTACGCCCACATCGACATGCCCGGCCACGCCGACTTCGTCAAGAACATGATCACCGGCGCGGCGCAGGTGGACGGGGCGGTGCTCGTCGTGTCCGCGCAGGACGGGGCGATGCCGCAGACCCGCGAGCACGTCGTCCTGGCCCGCCAGGTCGGCGTCCGGCACATCGTGGTGGCCCTCAACAAGGCCGACACCGTGGAGGACGCCGAGCTGCTCGACCTCGTCGAGCTGGAGGTGCGGGAGCTGCTGTCGGAGTACGGGTTCCCCGGCGAGGAGATCCCCGTCGTGCGGGTGTCCGGCCTGCGGGCGCTGGAGGGCGACCCGTACTGGACGGCCCGCATCGGCGACCTGCTCGACGCGATCGACGCGTACGTGCCGGTGCCGCGGCGGGTGCTCGACAAGCCGTTCCTCATGCCGGTCGAGAACGTCCTCACGATCACCGGGCGCGGCACCGTCGTGACCGGGGTCGTCGCGCAGGGCGTGCTCCGCACCGGCGACGCCGTCGAGGTCGTCGGCCTCGGCGAGACGATCGGGACGGTCGCGACCGGCCTGGAGACGTTCGGCCGCACGATGGACCACGCGGAGGCGGGCGACAACACCGCGATGCTGCTGCGGGGCGTCAAGCGCGACCAGGTCCGCCGCGGCCAGGTGGTCAGCGCGCCGGGCGCGATCCGGCCGCACCTCCGGTTCCGCGCGCGGGTCCGGGTGCTGACCGCCGCCGAGGGCGGGCGGAGCAGGCCGTTCTTCCACGGTTACCGGCCGCAGTTCCACTTCCGCACCACCGACGTGGTCGGCGGCATCGACCTCGGCGGCGAGGGCCGCATGGCGATGCCGGGCGACTCGGTCGAGATGACCGTCGAGCTCGGCAAGCCCGTCGCGATGAGCGCGGGGCTCGGCTTCGCCGTCCGCGAGGGCGGCCGGACGGTCGGCGCCGGCACGGTCACCGACGTGCTCGGGTAG
- a CDS encoding long-chain-fatty-acid--CoA ligase translates to MPGLTEVLRERASTHPDRIAYIAGDTEISFGDFDRRVDRVASALKAAGVGHGDRVAILDKNSLEYAEQLFAAARIGAAQVPVNYRLAPDEVAYIVNDAKAKVFIVGPEFVPVLDAIADKLEHTDLTVVINGGDTKYQDYAAWIDSAEVTRPEYEPATSDVFVQLYSSGTTGRPKGVMLTHDNFLAALTVTNDVWEIDESSVLMIAMPMYHVAGNVLTVSSVYNGLAGVIAREPDPTLIAKGIEKHKVTHIFLVPVLLQFMQLIPEVAEADMSSLKLLLYGASPISEDVLRGAMRMLPHTEFMQVYGLTEVTGAITMLPPEDHDPDGPNAHRLRSAGLPNANTKIKIVDPATQEEVPVGQVGEIVCQTPQNMKGYWNMPEATESALSEDNWFRTGDVGYLDEDGYLYMHDRVKDMIISGGENIYPAEVENVLMSHPAVTDCAVIGVPSEKWGETPKALVVLSEDVSEKEIIDFCRERLAHFKCPTSVERRDEIPRNPTGKILKRELREPYWEGQERSVH, encoded by the coding sequence GTGCCGGGTCTAACTGAGGTACTGCGCGAACGCGCGAGCACGCATCCTGACCGCATCGCGTACATCGCGGGCGACACCGAGATCAGCTTCGGCGACTTCGACCGCCGCGTCGACCGGGTCGCATCGGCGCTGAAGGCCGCGGGCGTCGGTCACGGCGACCGGGTGGCCATACTCGACAAGAACTCGCTCGAATACGCGGAGCAGTTGTTCGCCGCGGCGCGCATAGGCGCCGCGCAGGTTCCGGTGAACTACCGGCTCGCGCCGGACGAGGTCGCCTACATCGTCAACGACGCGAAGGCGAAGGTCTTCATCGTCGGGCCCGAGTTCGTTCCCGTCCTGGACGCCATCGCCGACAAGCTGGAGCACACCGACCTCACCGTGGTCATCAACGGCGGGGACACCAAGTACCAGGACTACGCGGCCTGGATCGACTCCGCGGAGGTGACCCGGCCGGAGTACGAGCCCGCCACGTCGGACGTGTTCGTCCAGCTCTACTCGTCGGGCACCACGGGACGCCCCAAGGGCGTCATGCTGACGCACGACAACTTCCTCGCCGCCCTCACGGTCACCAACGACGTGTGGGAGATCGACGAGTCGTCCGTCCTGATGATCGCCATGCCGATGTACCACGTGGCGGGCAACGTCCTCACGGTCTCGTCCGTGTACAACGGCCTCGCCGGCGTGATCGCGCGCGAGCCGGACCCGACGCTGATCGCCAAGGGCATCGAGAAGCACAAGGTCACGCACATCTTCCTCGTCCCGGTCCTGCTGCAGTTCATGCAGCTGATCCCGGAGGTCGCCGAGGCGGACATGTCGAGCCTCAAGCTGCTGCTCTACGGCGCGTCCCCGATCAGCGAGGACGTGCTGCGCGGCGCGATGCGGATGCTGCCGCACACCGAGTTCATGCAGGTGTACGGGCTCACGGAGGTCACCGGGGCGATCACCATGCTGCCGCCCGAGGACCACGACCCGGACGGCCCGAACGCCCACCGGCTGCGCAGCGCCGGCCTGCCCAACGCCAACACCAAGATCAAGATCGTGGACCCGGCGACGCAGGAGGAGGTCCCGGTCGGTCAGGTCGGGGAGATCGTCTGCCAGACCCCGCAGAACATGAAGGGGTACTGGAACATGCCCGAGGCGACCGAGTCCGCCCTGTCCGAGGACAACTGGTTCCGGACCGGCGACGTCGGCTACCTGGACGAGGACGGCTACCTCTACATGCACGACCGGGTCAAGGACATGATCATCTCGGGCGGGGAGAACATCTACCCCGCCGAGGTCGAGAACGTCCTGATGAGCCACCCGGCCGTCACCGACTGCGCGGTGATCGGCGTCCCGTCCGAGAAGTGGGGCGAGACCCCGAAGGCCCTCGTCGTGCTGTCCGAGGACGTGTCCGAGAAGGAGATCATCGACTTCTGCCGCGAGCGCCTGGCGCACTTCAAGTGCCCGACCTCCGTGGAGCGCCGCGACGAGATCCCCCGCAACCCCACGGGCAAGATTCTCAAGCGCGAACTCCGCGAACCCTACTGGGAGGGCCAGGAGCGCTCCGTCCACTGA